Proteins encoded within one genomic window of Christensenellaceae bacterium:
- the hslU gene encoding ATP-dependent protease ATPase subunit HslU encodes MDLAPKEVVKELDKYIIGQAVAKKAVAIALRNRYRRSKLDKTMRDEITPKNIILKGPTGVGKTEIARRLAKLVRAPFIKVEATKFTEVGYVGRDVESMIRDLVEVSIHLVKHEKIEEVAAKVKPLVEKRLFDIIYPLKKAQASTVAATSEEALLSETVKSKLELGEYDNEVIELDVKDTPKDIEVVPGMGGGINIGNIFEGIIPVRKKRRKMAVKQAREILTIEESDKLIDLDGVNSEAIKRAEQEGIIFIDEIDKIASKGGRGNGPEVSREGVQRDILPIVEGSTVNTKYGMIRTDYILFIAAGAFHISKVEDLIPELQGRFPILVELDSLKAKDFERILTEPKNAITIQYSELFKVDNINLVFKKEAISTIAEFAEKENNDTENLGARRLHTVMEQLLEDISFNADGGHPMLDVVIDKEYVHKVLENASRKRDPKMVVGFKGK; translated from the coding sequence ATGGATTTAGCACCTAAAGAAGTAGTAAAAGAGCTTGATAAGTATATTATAGGCCAGGCAGTGGCTAAAAAGGCGGTGGCGATAGCTCTTAGGAACCGTTATAGACGAAGCAAGCTTGACAAGACTATGAGGGATGAAATTACGCCCAAGAATATTATTTTAAAGGGCCCCACAGGTGTGGGAAAGACCGAAATAGCAAGGCGTCTTGCTAAGCTGGTCAGAGCTCCGTTTATTAAGGTTGAGGCCACAAAGTTTACTGAAGTGGGTTATGTGGGCAGAGATGTTGAAAGTATGATTAGAGACCTTGTAGAGGTTTCAATTCATCTTGTTAAGCATGAAAAGATTGAGGAGGTTGCTGCTAAGGTAAAGCCGCTGGTTGAAAAACGGCTGTTTGATATTATATATCCTCTCAAAAAGGCACAGGCGTCAACCGTGGCCGCCACCAGTGAAGAAGCACTGCTGAGCGAAACGGTAAAGTCGAAGCTCGAGCTTGGAGAGTATGACAATGAGGTTATTGAGTTAGACGTAAAGGACACCCCCAAGGATATTGAGGTTGTTCCTGGCATGGGCGGCGGAATAAACATAGGCAATATTTTTGAGGGAATTATACCTGTTAGAAAAAAGCGCCGCAAGATGGCCGTTAAGCAGGCAAGAGAAATTTTGACTATTGAAGAAAGCGACAAGCTTATTGACCTAGACGGCGTAAACAGTGAAGCCATAAAAAGAGCTGAGCAGGAAGGTATTATATTTATTGATGAAATTGATAAAATCGCTTCAAAGGGTGGCAGGGGTAACGGGCCCGAAGTGAGCCGTGAAGGTGTGCAGCGGGATATTCTTCCTATTGTTGAAGGCAGCACAGTAAACACAAAATATGGAATGATACGCACGGATTATATCTTGTTTATTGCAGCAGGTGCCTTTCATATAAGCAAGGTTGAGGATCTTATACCTGAGCTTCAGGGCAGGTTCCCAATTCTGGTGGAGCTTGACAGTCTTAAGGCTAAAGATTTTGAACGTATTTTGACTGAGCCTAAAAACGCTATAACAATTCAATATAGCGAACTGTTTAAGGTGGACAATATCAATCTGGTGTTTAAGAAAGAGGCGATCTCCACCATTGCTGAGTTTGCCGAAAAAGAAAACAACGACACCGAAAATCTTGGGGCAAGGCGGCTTCACACTGTTATGGAGCAACTGCTTGAGGATATTAGCTTTAATGCCGACGGCGGGCATCCTATGCTGGATGTTGTTATAGACAAGGAATATGTGCACAAAGTGCTTGAAAATGCAAGCCGTAAGAGAGACCCGAAGATGGTTGTGGGATTTAAGGGAAAGTAA
- the hisS gene encoding histidine--tRNA ligase — protein MIEKPKGTKSMLPQDSFRWQFIADNIRKLMTLYCASEIRTPTFEYTELFLRGVGDSTDIVNKEMYTFLDKGGRSITLKPEGTAGVVREFVESGMFNDPQPTKLYYIMPSFRYENPQAGRLREFHQFGVEYFGASSPKADFEGISVAIDFLKALKFRDFKLHLNSIGCPECRKKYNEVLTNFLGSKLKVMCPDCNRRFKTNPLRILDCKNEDCKKILKCVPKVTDFLCDECKIHFTQVQKLLKDAKIDFIVDGDLVRGLDYYTKTVFEIMTDIKGVGTITLVGGGRYDNLVESLDGPKTPAFGFGCGIERLLFALEKSEIEICEPQKTLVYITKATELNTNLDIEIAVKLREKGISCEVDLCDRSFKAQFKYANKLGVKYNIIIGEKELAGGKITLKDMTSGQEQQVEADKVADLIK, from the coding sequence ATGATAGAAAAACCCAAAGGGACAAAATCGATGCTGCCGCAGGATAGTTTCAGGTGGCAGTTTATTGCGGATAACATACGAAAGCTCATGACGCTGTATTGCGCCTCTGAAATACGTACGCCCACATTTGAATATACTGAATTGTTTTTGCGCGGAGTGGGTGACAGTACTGACATAGTAAACAAAGAAATGTATACCTTTTTGGATAAGGGCGGCAGGAGTATTACGCTTAAGCCCGAGGGCACGGCAGGAGTTGTGCGTGAATTTGTTGAAAGCGGAATGTTCAACGACCCGCAGCCCACAAAACTGTATTATATAATGCCGTCATTTCGGTATGAAAATCCTCAAGCAGGCAGGCTCAGAGAATTTCACCAATTTGGAGTGGAGTATTTTGGAGCGAGTTCACCCAAAGCTGATTTTGAAGGCATAAGCGTAGCTATAGATTTTTTGAAGGCTTTAAAGTTTAGGGACTTTAAGCTGCATCTTAATTCAATCGGGTGCCCAGAGTGCCGGAAAAAATATAACGAAGTGCTCACCAATTTTTTGGGAAGTAAGCTAAAAGTTATGTGTCCTGATTGCAATCGCAGATTTAAGACAAATCCGTTGCGTATTTTGGACTGTAAAAACGAGGACTGTAAAAAAATATTGAAGTGCGTACCTAAAGTTACTGATTTTTTGTGTGACGAATGTAAGATACACTTTACTCAGGTGCAAAAGCTTTTAAAAGACGCCAAAATTGATTTTATTGTGGACGGCGACCTTGTGAGAGGTCTTGATTACTATACCAAAACGGTATTTGAAATTATGACAGATATTAAAGGCGTGGGAACAATTACACTTGTCGGAGGCGGAAGGTATGACAATCTGGTTGAAAGCCTTGACGGACCTAAAACCCCTGCTTTTGGATTTGGCTGCGGTATTGAAAGACTGCTGTTTGCCCTTGAAAAGTCGGAGATAGAAATTTGTGAGCCCCAAAAGACTTTGGTATACATAACAAAGGCCACCGAGCTTAATACTAATCTTGATATTGAAATTGCAGTTAAACTTCGCGAAAAGGGTATTAGCTGTGAGGTTGACTTGTGTGACCGAAGCTTTAAGGCACAGTTTAAGTATGCTAATAAGCTGGGTGTGAAATATAATATTATAATAGGCGAAAAAGAGCTTGCCGGCGGAAAGATTACATTGAAAGATATGACTAGCGGTCAGGAACAGCAGGTGGAAGCAGACAAAGTTGCCGATTTGATAAAATAG
- the trxA gene encoding thioredoxin encodes MIEIEHANESNFEKVIKSKSVVMIDFFATWCGPCKMLSPILEQIANENEVDIGIAKLDIDESLEIAKQFGVMSVPTMIIFKDGDEIERLVGLKQKAQIIETLKNYIGEE; translated from the coding sequence ATGATTGAAATTGAACACGCAAATGAAAGTAATTTTGAAAAGGTGATAAAATCTAAATCGGTTGTGATGATTGACTTTTTTGCAACATGGTGCGGACCATGTAAAATGCTGAGCCCAATTCTGGAGCAGATTGCAAATGAAAATGAAGTGGATATTGGTATTGCAAAGCTTGACATTGACGAGTCACTTGAAATTGCCAAGCAGTTTGGAGTTATGAGTGTTCCGACCATGATAATCTTTAAGGATGGCGACGAGATAGAGCGCCTTGTGGGGCTAAAACAAAAAGCCCAGATAATTGAGACTCTGAAAAACTATATCGGAGAAGAATAA
- a CDS encoding Rrf2 family transcriptional regulator, producing the protein MKFSAKALYGLRASFVLGQNFGKVALSVSRLSALAGVSPAYLEKIMHTLKKDGIVTSQMGSSGGYVLSRPPPQISIGEILTSLEGDLFLSSCVANDCKSKNCPNKNIFEIIYFSINDVLSRLTLQQMMDEYINGNKNQKSPTEVSSRATGRIPIKEKKL; encoded by the coding sequence ATGAAGTTTTCTGCAAAAGCGTTATATGGATTGAGAGCATCGTTTGTGCTGGGGCAAAACTTTGGTAAAGTTGCGCTTTCGGTCAGCAGGCTTTCGGCTCTTGCAGGGGTCAGTCCGGCATACTTAGAAAAGATTATGCACACCCTAAAAAAGGACGGTATAGTTACTTCACAGATGGGCTCAAGCGGGGGATATGTGCTAAGCCGTCCGCCGCCGCAGATTTCGATAGGGGAGATTTTGACAAGCCTTGAAGGAGATTTATTCTTAAGCTCATGCGTAGCAAATGACTGTAAATCTAAGAACTGTCCCAACAAAAATATTTTTGAAATCATCTATTTTAGCATAAACGATGTGCTTAGCCGCCTGACACTGCAGCAGATGATGGATGAGTATATTAACGGTAATAAAAACCAAAAATCACCGACGGAGGTTTCTTCGCGGGCAACGGGAAGAATTCCCATAAAGGAGAAAAAATTATGA
- the nifS gene encoding cysteine desulfurase NifS yields the protein MRKIYLDNSATTYVSNEVLTEMLPVFNTVYGNPNSLHGFGREALALLDAARDKVAAAIGASRGEIYFTSGGTEANNWAIRGLAIANSAKGNHIITSKIEHHSVLEACKALEKIGFKVTYLDVDKYGLVSIPDLLHYINDKTVLVSIMAANNEIGTVQNLQTIAKIAHEKGVVFHTDAVQAIGAVNIDVGAMNLDALSLSAHKIYGPKGIGVLYVKKGIKIEPIIYGGSQEKGKRGGTSNVAGAVGLGKAIEIAVRDLSVNSQKLKAMREYFVKKVSEQIEDISINGHPAQRLPGVVNISFHFIEGESLMLLLDMDGIAVSTGSACSSGSLEPSHVLVAIGTPPEYAQGSIRFSFGKSTTREEVDYVVESLKKNVKKLREMSPLNRKSPK from the coding sequence ATGAGAAAAATTTATCTGGATAATTCGGCAACAACCTATGTTTCAAATGAGGTGCTCACTGAGATGTTGCCTGTTTTTAACACAGTATACGGCAACCCCAACAGTCTTCACGGTTTTGGACGCGAGGCTCTGGCTCTTCTTGATGCTGCCCGCGACAAGGTTGCAGCAGCCATTGGGGCAAGCAGGGGTGAGATATATTTTACCAGCGGCGGAACGGAAGCCAACAACTGGGCAATCAGAGGGCTGGCTATTGCTAACAGCGCAAAGGGCAATCATATTATTACCTCAAAAATTGAGCACCACAGTGTGCTTGAAGCCTGCAAGGCTCTTGAAAAAATTGGATTTAAGGTTACTTATCTTGATGTAGATAAATATGGTCTTGTAAGTATACCTGACTTGCTGCATTATATAAACGATAAAACTGTTTTGGTCAGCATAATGGCTGCCAACAACGAGATAGGAACTGTTCAGAACCTTCAGACCATTGCCAAAATTGCGCACGAAAAGGGAGTGGTTTTCCACACTGATGCGGTTCAGGCGATAGGCGCTGTAAACATTGACGTGGGAGCTATGAATCTGGACGCTTTAAGCTTGAGTGCTCACAAGATTTATGGGCCAAAGGGCATAGGCGTGCTGTATGTGAAAAAAGGCATAAAAATTGAACCGATAATCTATGGCGGAAGTCAGGAAAAGGGTAAGCGCGGCGGCACAAGCAATGTGGCAGGTGCGGTAGGACTTGGAAAGGCTATCGAAATCGCTGTGCGCGATCTGTCGGTAAACAGCCAAAAGCTCAAGGCTATGCGTGAATATTTTGTAAAGAAAGTCAGCGAGCAGATAGAGGACATTTCAATCAATGGTCACCCCGCTCAGAGACTTCCGGGTGTTGTTAATATATCCTTTCACTTTATTGAAGGCGAAAGCTTGATGCTTCTTTTGGATATGGACGGAATCGCTGTGTCAACAGGCTCTGCATGCTCATCGGGCAGCCTTGAGCCCTCGCATGTTCTTGTTGCAATCGGCACACCGCCTGAATATGCTCAGGGGTCAATAAGGTTTTCATTCGGAAAGTCTACCACTCGCGAGGAAGTGGACTATGTGGTTGAGAGTCTTAAGAAAAACGTGAAAAAGTTGCGTGAGATGTCGCCGCTTAACCGCAAGTCACCCAAATAA
- a CDS encoding iron-sulfur cluster assembly scaffold protein, with amino-acid sequence MYTEKLMKRFMAPQNVGQIKGASGIGKVGNPVCGDIMKVYLKIENNIVTDAKMKTFGCAAAIVSADIAMDLIKGKTVEEAGKVTNQDVLNVVGEVPSQKIHCSILAKEAIEEAIKDYKKKLEKEAMLKAKK; translated from the coding sequence ATGTATACCGAAAAATTGATGAAGAGATTTATGGCGCCTCAGAATGTTGGCCAGATAAAGGGAGCTAGCGGCATCGGCAAGGTTGGGAACCCTGTTTGCGGTGACATTATGAAAGTATATCTTAAAATTGAAAACAATATTGTAACCGACGCCAAAATGAAAACCTTTGGATGCGCAGCTGCCATTGTTTCGGCTGATATTGCGATGGACCTCATAAAAGGCAAAACTGTTGAAGAGGCCGGTAAGGTCACCAATCAGGATGTTTTGAACGTTGTGGGCGAGGTGCCGTCTCAGAAAATCCATTGTTCAATTTTGGCTAAAGAAGCTATTGAAGAGGCAATAAAGGACTATAAAAAGAAGCTTGAAAAAGAAGCTATGCTCAAAGCCAAGAAATAA
- the tsf gene encoding translation elongation factor Ts, with protein sequence MIMVSASDIKELREITGAGMLDCRNALEKANGDKEKAIKELREKGLAAVAKKSGRIAAEGKVVSYIHMGGKIGVLAEINCETDFAAGSDAFGQLAKDITMQIAAANPLFVSPEEVPAENIQKEKEIFKVQAANEKKPAAIIEKMLEGKIKKYYQDVCLLEQAFIRDPSKTIKDILTEATLKIGEKISVRRFVRYEMGEGLAKREDNFAEEVEKQMAKTEDKKPSTAKTPAKK encoded by the coding sequence ATAATTATGGTAAGCGCTAGTGATATCAAAGAACTGAGAGAAATAACAGGCGCCGGTATGCTGGATTGCAGAAACGCGCTTGAAAAAGCAAACGGTGACAAAGAAAAGGCAATCAAGGAACTGCGCGAAAAAGGTCTTGCCGCTGTAGCTAAAAAATCAGGCAGAATTGCTGCTGAAGGAAAGGTTGTGTCATACATCCACATGGGCGGAAAGATTGGTGTACTTGCAGAAATCAACTGTGAAACCGATTTTGCTGCCGGAAGTGATGCCTTTGGGCAGCTGGCTAAAGACATTACCATGCAGATTGCGGCAGCCAATCCCCTGTTTGTGAGCCCCGAAGAAGTTCCGGCCGAAAACATTCAAAAAGAAAAAGAAATTTTTAAAGTTCAGGCTGCCAACGAAAAGAAGCCTGCTGCTATAATCGAAAAAATGCTGGAAGGCAAAATCAAAAAATATTATCAGGACGTATGTCTGCTTGAACAAGCCTTTATTAGAGACCCGTCAAAAACAATCAAAGATATTTTGACTGAAGCCACTCTCAAGATTGGTGAAAAAATATCCGTGCGAAGATTTGTGCGTTACGAAATGGGCGAAGGACTTGCTAAGCGCGAAGACAACTTTGCCGAAGAAGTCGAAAAACAAATGGCAAAAACCGAAGATAAAAAGCCATCAACAGCTAAAACTCCGGCAAAAAAATAA
- the rpsB gene encoding 30S ribosomal protein S2, whose product MSVISMKQLLEAGVHFGHQARKWNPKMKKYIFTVRSDIHIINLEDTSNLIDKAYYFIRDVAASGKSILFVGTKKQAQEAAQQDATRCGMYYINSRWLGGTLTNFKTIRSRVDRLSKLNQMEKVGEFELLPKKEVIKLKGERDYLNKNLGGIKDMTELPGALFIIDPKKEHIAVKEARRLKIPVVGIVDTNCDPDDVDLVIPANDDAIRSIKLIVSAMADAVIEAKEGVQLRNVESHDDEVKMEEVVEGKIIDKKEKTEKQGE is encoded by the coding sequence ATGTCAGTAATTTCGATGAAACAACTACTCGAAGCAGGTGTTCACTTCGGTCATCAAGCCCGCAAGTGGAACCCAAAAATGAAGAAGTATATCTTCACAGTCAGAAGTGATATTCACATTATCAATCTGGAGGACACTTCAAATCTCATTGACAAGGCTTATTACTTTATAAGGGACGTTGCTGCAAGCGGAAAATCAATTTTGTTTGTGGGAACAAAAAAGCAGGCTCAGGAAGCCGCCCAACAAGACGCAACACGCTGCGGAATGTATTATATCAACAGCCGATGGCTGGGCGGAACGCTTACCAACTTCAAAACTATCCGCTCACGCGTAGACAGACTATCTAAACTTAATCAAATGGAAAAGGTCGGCGAATTCGAACTCCTGCCCAAAAAAGAAGTAATAAAACTCAAGGGCGAGCGTGATTACCTCAACAAAAACCTGGGCGGAATAAAGGACATGACCGAGCTTCCGGGAGCACTGTTTATAATCGACCCTAAAAAGGAGCACATTGCAGTTAAAGAAGCGCGCAGACTGAAAATACCCGTTGTGGGCATTGTTGACACCAACTGCGACCCCGATGATGTAGACCTGGTAATTCCTGCCAACGACGACGCAATCAGGTCAATTAAGCTAATTGTCAGCGCTATGGCCGATGCCGTTATTGAAGCAAAAGAAGGCGTACAGTTGCGTAATGTTGAAAGCCACGATGACGAAGTAAAAATGGAAGAAGTGGTAGAAGGCAAAATTATAGACAAAAAAGAAAAAACTGAAAAGCAAGGAGAATAA
- a CDS encoding radical SAM protein, with protein sequence MLQEIMKLGELTLLSGYKKKQLAKHKLQDLFWECTLTCNAKCKHCGSSAENRKYDGELTTDEIKNAFAQIAKDMNPKKILINVTGGEPLMREDLSDVMAYASKLGFRWGMATNGMLLSEENISKLKSANMETISISIDGIGTIHDDFRGVKGSYERILKNIENLKKAQFVRHLQVTTIFHKGNISQLEQLYGIMSSLDLTSWRVGVMDPIGRGKENKDLLLDGQEIKHLLDFVKNKNRKGKLKITYACPGFLGLDYEKTVRGYYFNCRTGINVASILYNGDLFVCPNVSRRPDLIQGNIRTDNFLDVWNNKYKQFRTQDRTKCEHCSECENWKYCLGGAYHTWDFEKGLQKMCTYDMMYKGEQKNV encoded by the coding sequence ATGTTACAAGAGATAATGAAATTGGGTGAATTAACTTTGCTGTCGGGATACAAGAAAAAGCAGCTTGCAAAACACAAGTTGCAGGATTTGTTTTGGGAGTGTACTTTGACTTGTAACGCAAAATGCAAACATTGCGGTAGCAGTGCTGAAAATAGAAAATATGACGGTGAATTGACAACCGATGAGATTAAAAATGCTTTTGCGCAGATAGCAAAAGACATGAACCCGAAAAAGATTTTAATAAATGTGACGGGCGGGGAGCCTTTAATGAGAGAGGATTTGTCTGATGTCATGGCTTATGCAAGTAAGCTGGGTTTCAGGTGGGGTATGGCTACTAACGGAATGTTGCTCAGCGAAGAAAATATCAGCAAGCTTAAGAGTGCGAATATGGAAACTATTTCTATAAGTATTGACGGAATTGGCACAATACATGATGATTTTAGGGGTGTTAAAGGCTCTTATGAGCGAATACTTAAAAATATAGAAAATTTGAAAAAAGCACAATTTGTAAGACATTTGCAGGTAACAACTATTTTTCATAAGGGAAACATATCACAGCTTGAGCAGCTTTACGGTATTATGTCTAGCCTTGATTTGACCTCTTGGCGTGTTGGAGTAATGGACCCGATTGGCCGAGGCAAAGAAAACAAAGACTTGCTGCTTGACGGGCAGGAAATCAAGCATTTGTTGGATTTTGTTAAAAACAAAAACCGAAAAGGTAAACTGAAAATTACTTATGCGTGTCCGGGCTTTTTAGGTTTGGATTATGAAAAAACGGTGAGAGGGTATTATTTTAATTGTAGGACTGGTATAAATGTTGCAAGCATTTTGTATAACGGCGATTTATTTGTTTGTCCAAATGTTTCAAGACGGCCGGACCTCATACAAGGTAACATACGAACCGATAATTTTTTGGATGTTTGGAACAATAAATATAAGCAGTTCAGAACGCAGGACAGAACGAAGTGTGAGCATTGCTCTGAATGTGAAAATTGGAAATATTGTTTGGGCGGAGCGTATCACACTTGGGATTTTGAAAAGGGTTTGCAAAAAATGTGCACCTATGATATGATGTATAAGGGAGAACAAAAGAATGTTTAA
- the ruvX gene encoding Holliday junction resolvase RuvX: MRKLGLDLGDVRIGIALSDPMGIIASALEVYNRVEMQKDLEYIAHLTKQHQVDTIVVGLPKNMDGTEGPRAQITRQFGEDLKKLVDCKVSYLDERLSSVSAERLLIEADMRRDKRKTVIDKVAASIILQNYLDIHR, translated from the coding sequence TTGCGAAAGCTAGGTTTAGATTTGGGCGATGTAAGGATAGGTATTGCACTCAGTGACCCTATGGGTATAATTGCAAGTGCACTTGAGGTTTATAATAGAGTAGAAATGCAGAAGGACCTTGAATACATAGCACATCTAACTAAGCAGCATCAGGTTGACACTATTGTTGTTGGGCTGCCTAAGAATATGGACGGAACTGAGGGTCCAAGGGCACAGATAACACGACAGTTTGGTGAGGACCTAAAAAAGCTGGTGGACTGCAAGGTATCATATCTTGACGAGCGTCTCAGCTCAGTTAGCGCTGAGCGGCTTTTGATAGAGGCGGATATGAGACGTGACAAGCGTAAAACCGTTATTGATAAAGTGGCCGCATCAATCATTTTGCAAAATTATCTTGACATTCACAGATAA
- a CDS encoding DUF1292 domain-containing protein encodes MAEKMNPIDALFDENNSDPIKLFNEKGEEIAFDQIAVIPKGKRVYAILKPIAPMEGLAEDEALVFQVADPSDVVGEYLTLVTDIDLIDEVFAVYDKLMDEEDKKRGNKGSK; translated from the coding sequence ATGGCTGAAAAAATGAACCCAATAGATGCTTTGTTTGACGAAAATAACAGCGACCCCATTAAATTGTTTAACGAAAAAGGTGAGGAAATAGCGTTTGACCAGATTGCCGTTATTCCAAAGGGCAAAAGGGTTTATGCAATTTTGAAGCCTATTGCGCCCATGGAAGGCCTTGCCGAAGATGAGGCTCTGGTTTTTCAGGTTGCTGACCCCAGCGATGTAGTCGGCGAGTATTTGACTTTGGTTACGGATATAGACCTGATAGACGAGGTGTTTGCTGTATACGACAAGCTTATGGATGAGGAAGATAAGAAAAGAGGGAACAAAGGAAGTAAATAA
- the frr gene encoding ribosome recycling factor: MIENYSKVLDDFEDKLNKRTDRLSQEYSIIRAGRANPKILDKIFVDYYGTPTPIGQMANITVPEARMITISPWDISLVKEVTKAIQSSDLGVNPSDDGRIIRLTFPALTEERRKEIVKEVKKICEDAKIGIRNDRHDVLEFFKKAEKDKEMSKDEITKAEADVKKLMDKYNSEADELCLKKEKEVLSV; this comes from the coding sequence ATGATAGAGAACTATAGCAAAGTGCTTGATGATTTTGAGGATAAATTAAACAAACGAACAGACAGACTAAGTCAGGAATATTCTATTATTAGAGCGGGTCGGGCAAATCCTAAAATTCTGGATAAAATTTTTGTGGATTATTACGGAACTCCAACGCCTATCGGACAGATGGCAAATATTACTGTGCCTGAGGCTCGTATGATTACCATATCGCCTTGGGATATTTCTTTGGTTAAAGAAGTTACAAAGGCTATTCAGTCAAGCGACCTTGGCGTTAATCCAAGTGATGACGGAAGGATTATAAGACTGACTTTTCCGGCGCTGACTGAGGAGCGACGAAAAGAAATTGTCAAAGAAGTAAAGAAGATTTGCGAGGACGCAAAAATCGGCATAAGAAATGACAGGCATGATGTTTTGGAGTTTTTTAAGAAAGCCGAAAAAGACAAGGAAATGTCAAAGGACGAAATTACTAAGGCTGAGGCGGATGTTAAGAAGCTGATGGACAAATATAACTCTGAGGCTGATGAGCTTTGCCTCAAAAAAGAAAAGGAAGTATTGTCTGTTTAA
- a CDS encoding isoprenyl transferase yields MGIFGRIKKKVIDIKNMPEHVAFIMDGNGRWAKKRGMDRTFGHKVGFEKIEKIVRHASRMGVKIVSFYAFSTENWKRPQDEVDAIFKILTDNIDRFADEFYTSNIKFRVSGDISPLPEGLQKQVINATEKTKGNTGLIVNIALNYGSRVEIITAINKLIADGVKKVDEATFRRYLQTENLPDPDLVVRTSGELRLSNFMLYQCAYSELYFPKIFWPDFGEKEFDKAICVYQARTRRLGGI; encoded by the coding sequence GTGGGAATTTTTGGCAGAATAAAGAAAAAAGTTATAGACATAAAAAACATGCCCGAGCATGTTGCTTTTATTATGGATGGCAATGGCAGATGGGCCAAAAAGCGTGGAATGGACCGCACTTTTGGACACAAAGTGGGTTTTGAAAAAATAGAAAAAATTGTGCGTCACGCAAGCAGGATGGGTGTAAAAATTGTATCGTTTTATGCGTTTTCAACCGAAAATTGGAAGAGACCTCAAGACGAGGTTGATGCAATATTTAAAATTTTGACCGACAACATTGACAGGTTTGCCGATGAGTTTTATACCTCCAACATTAAGTTTAGAGTGTCAGGCGACATAAGTCCGCTGCCTGAGGGGCTTCAAAAGCAAGTAATTAATGCAACCGAAAAAACAAAGGGTAATACTGGGCTTATAGTGAATATTGCGCTGAATTATGGAAGCAGAGTGGAAATAATAACTGCGATAAATAAGCTTATTGCAGACGGCGTAAAAAAGGTGGATGAAGCAACATTTAGAAGGTATCTTCAGACCGAAAATTTGCCTGACCCTGATTTGGTTGTGCGAACAAGCGGAGAGTTGAGGCTTAGCAATTTTATGCTCTATCAGTGTGCATACTCCGAGCTTTATTTCCCCAAGATTTTCTGGCCGGACTTTGGTGAAAAAGAGTTTGACAAGGCTATCTGTGTTTATCAAGCACGAACGAGACGCCTTGGCGGTATCTAA